In Phycisphaeraceae bacterium, the genomic stretch GTTTTGCCTTGCTCTGAGAACAGCCCGTATTTTTCAGCCAGTCCAGTAAGCAAGCCCGCTGCGAGGCAGCCCAGAATATTGATGACAAAGGTCGATACGGGAAACCGCGCGTTTTCGGAATGATGCAGCACCCATCCGCCAAGCGCATACCGCATGATGGCACCCAGCCCGCCACCCAGCCCGACAAGTCCGACGAGGAAGATTTGATTCATCGCAAAACTCCCGCACAGATGCGGAGCAGGACAGGCCTCACATTGTTTCACGCGTGATCAATTCCAACAGGCCGGTGCGAAGACGTCTGGTGGTCTGACCGACCTGTCCGTTGCTGATCGCCTTTTTTTCCACTCGCGTCACCGGCAATACGAGCCAGCTTGAATTGGTCAGAAATACTTCATCGGCATCGAGCAGGTCGGGCACGCTGAGCATCCGCCGCTCGATGGGAATGTCGAGTTCTCTCGCCAGTTCGACCACCGCTGCGCGGGTGATTCCCGGCAGAACCGGTGCCGGCAGGGAACCCTGCGTCTCCTCACCACGGGCAAAGGGTGTCAGGAGCTTGCCGTCTCTAACGAGGAAGATATTGCTGATCGCGCCGCCAGCCAGGTGATTCGATACGTTCAGCCAGATCGCCTCACCTGCACCTGCCGACGCCGCCTGACGCAATGTTCGCAGTCGCCCCCAATAGGAGAGCGTCTTGTGCCCCGCAAGCGGATCAAAGGGGTTGGCTGCAGGCGGGGCGATCAACGCCATCACGCCGTTTTCAAAGTAAGCAGGGTCGTATCTAGTCGGCGGTTGAGCCGCGACCAGTACCGTTGGTTCCGGCGGCGTGGAAGGAGCGTCCTTGCGGAGCAGCGAGATCGCGCCGGCAGTCACGGTCAGGCGGATTCTCGCGTCCGTCAACTCGTTATGAGCGATGGTCTGCTCGACCGCCCGCTGGAGACTTTCCAGATTCAGTTCACGCGCCAAGCCGAGGTCGTGCGCGCTTTTCTGAAGCCGTTGCAGATGCGGAACGATGCGGAATACCTTGCCGTGAAAGGCAGCCATCGTTTCAAAAAGCCCCACCGAGTGCTGAAAACCAGCATCTTCGACGCTGATGGCAGCTTCCGCCGCGTCGAGCATCTGACCGTTGAGATAGACATCCATGCGATGAGTTTAGAGTCATTCACTGCGGAAGCACAAAACCCGACCTTACTCCAGCGGTGACCTTGAGGTTTCTACACGCGGGGTGCAGGCAACTCCGGCTATTCGGTCAATGAGGGAGGAAACCTCTGGCGGTTGCTCTTTATCCAGCCTCATTTATAATGCGCGGCTCGACCTCGGTATCCAAGCCCCGGTCTTGAGAGAAATGGAGTCCGTCATCATGCGTGAGAAGATCCACCCTAAGTATGTCGAATGCAAGGTTCGCTGTGCCTGCGGTAACGATTTCGTGACCCGCAGCACCAAGCCGGAGTTACACGTCGATATCTGCGCAAGCTGCCATCCGTTTTTTACGGGTAAGCAGAAGTTCGTGGATACCGCCGGTCGAGTCGAAAAGTTCCAGAAGAAGTTCGCCGGCCAATACTTTGGCAAGCCGGCTGGTGGAAGCGCCAAGAAGGGCGACAAGGCAGCCAAGGCCTAGGCAGGTTGATGATTCATCGCAAGGTGCAAAGGTGCGGAGCGTCGCTCCGTGGCTTTGCACCTTGTTGTTTTCAGGATGGTCAACGCGAGATGCGATCATCTCGAATCGGAATCTCAAAACGGCTGCCAATCGAGTTCCGGCTGGATGGAAACCGCAGGGAGCCAAGGTGAGTCGCGGATGGCCGAATCGTCTCCCAACCCGAAGCTGATCACCAAGCTCGATGCGCTGGCAGCACAGCACGACGAGTTGGAGCGTCAGCTCGTCGATCCGACAGTGGTCGTGGACCATCAGCGGGTGCGCGAGCTGTCGGTCAAACGAGCCTCGATGGCGGATCTCGTTACGCGATACCGTCGTTACCGCTCATTACGGCAACAACTGCAAGACAACGCAGCAATCATCGGAGAGGCGTCAGACCGCGAATTGGTCGAGATGGCCCAGGCGGAGATGCCGTCGCTGGAGCAGGAATCGACGACATTGCTCGAACAGATCATCAGTGATCTGGTCACGGCGGACGACCGCTCGGTCGGCTCAGTCATTCTGGAAATTCGAGCGGGAACAGGCGGCGACGAAGCGGGTCTGTGGGCAGGCGACATTTTCGATATGTACAAACGGTACGCGGCTCGGCGAGGCTGGGATGTTTCTCTGATGGATTTTTCGCCGGGAGATCACGGCGGCGTGCGAAACGTGATCGCGAACGTGCAAGGTCAGGGAGTGTGGCAGGGACTAGGCTATGAAGGCGGCGTCCACTGTGTCAAACGAGTCCCGGCCACGGAGGCGCAAGGCCGCATTCACACCTCGACCGCGACCGTTGCGGTGCTGCCTGAACCGGAAAAAGTGCAGATCGACATCCCCGAAAGTGATGTCAAGATCGACATCACCACCGCGCAGGGACCGGGCGGCCAAAACGTGAACAAAGTCGCAACCGCTGTGAACATGGTGCATATCCCCACCGGGATCGAAGTGAGGATGCAGGAGTCCAAGAGCCAGCATCAGAATCGCGCCAAGGCATGGCAACTCCTGCGCACGCGGGTTTACGACCACTACCAGCGGCTCAAGGATGCCCAGCGCGCAGCGGAGCGGTCCAGAATGATCGGCAGCGGTGATCGCTCCGACCGCATCCGTACCTATCGCTACAAGGAGAGCGTGGTCGTCGATCACCGGCTGAACCTGTCCTTTCCGCTGCAGGCGACAATGGATGGCGACCTAGACGCGATCGTGCAGGGATTGATCGATCAGGATCGATCGCAACGGCTGGCAGCTTTGTGAAGCCGCTCTCTGATGAGGTGCTCCCCCTGGCGATTCTCCGTGGCGGCACTTCGGCTTAAGCAGGACGCGCCGGAGACCCGATAACAAATGAGTGATCCAGCGGGTACACATCCTGCTCCGCGCTGTTTTTGCGCTCGTGCTGATCCTCAGCACGCTGTCAGCGGTTGTGCCTGCGCGTGGTCAGACGGTGAACGAAAGACTTGCTGCGTCGGATAGGTCTTCGCAGCAGGTTCAGGAGCGGCTTGTTGAACGCTTCGACTTCGAGGAACGCGAAAAGCAAAACTTCGAGGAATTACCCGTTCACTGGTTTCCGATCGGCCGCCGACGTCCGGACTCGGACGCCGGATTCTCTCGCTTCAAATTGCATCAGGAGTTGATGCGGCGACCCGGCTATCCCATCTACTGTGATGTCCGTTTTGACGACCGCGAAAAAACCAGCGGGAAAAACAGCCTCTATCTGGGACTCAACGGCGGCAGCGCGGGAGCGTTTCTGGAAGTCGGCTCCGTCCCTGTCGTACCCAACAGCGACTACCTCATCACCGCCAACGTCCGCACGACCGTATTGGAACACGCGCGCGCTCGACTCGTCGCGTACTTCGTTGACGGCAAGGGACAGAAGATTCCGGAAAGCGTGTCCGAATCTCCTCTGACTCGATCCGACAACCGCTGGGACGCGCTGAGCGTCTCGCTCCGTGGAGATTTCGGTAAGGCTGCGTGGATCGGCCTCGAAGTGCAATTACTCCAGCCGCGCGAACAGCTCACGGAGCCGGCGACGAAACATCAGGTCGTCTATGAAGAGGTGCGGGGCGGAGCGTGGTTTGACGACATCGCCATCTGGCAATTGCCGCATGTGATGGTCGAGACCCAGAGCCGCGTGAACATCATCCGCATGCCTGAACGGCCCAAGCTCTCGTTGCAGGTGCGTGATCTGAGCGGACGGCAGCTTGATGCGATGGTCACGATTTACGACCACGCCATGAAGCCGGTCGTGACCACTCATCAGCCCGTGGGTAACGGTGCGCCGTCAGCGTGGAAAATCATCCCCGAATTACCCGGTTACGGCTGGTATCTGGTGGACCTGATTGTGCGTGAGCCGATGAGCACCGACGTGACACCGGTGGCGCGGGCGCAGACCGCGTTTCTCTGGCTCGACGATGAATCGCTGCTCTCGGTCACGGATGCGACGAAGTTTTCCATCTCCGCGGAGGATGTGAGCGACGAGGAACTGGACCTGCTGCCGATGTTCTTTGACCGCGCCAGGGTGGACTCGGCGATTATCAGCGCATGGTCACGACATTCCACGCTTTACAACCTTGAGGACCGTCAGGTACGCATCGATCACGTTTTGCAAGGTATGGCTCTGCGCGGGCGCGATGTCTCGCTGAGTCTCGCACCGGTGCCCGAAGACCTGGCGCGTTCACTGGATATCGACCCTCAGAGTCCGCTGATGATGTTGACCAAGCCTCAGTCCGCGTGGATGCCTTATCTGGCACCGACCGTACTGCGTCATGGTCAGCGTGTGCGGCACTGGCAGTGGGGCACGACACGCGATGCAGACCTTTTTTACATCCCCGACCTGCCCGCGGTGGTTGCGGAGGCGATCCTGGAGCTTCAAAGTCTGGCTCCTCAGCCGACATCTGTTTTACCCTGGCAGATCAATCAGGCCCGCCGGCCGGAGGTGTCGAGCGAAGTCAGCTACGCGCTGGATGTCCCCGCCTCCGTCGCGCCAGCCCAGATCAGCAAGTATCTGGAGCCTTGGCGGGAATCGCCCGTGCGGCCGTTGCGGCTGACGCTGCGCTCGCCCCGTGCCGATCAGGTGTCGCATCAGGCACGAGTGATCGACCTCACCGAGAGGATGCTCTACGCATGGGAGGTCGGGGCAACCGGCATGACGCTTGATCGACCGTGGGCGACGCTTGTCGATCGTCAGACTGTGATCGTGCCCGACCCGCTGGTGGGCGTTTACACGACCGTCGCGCATCGACTAGAAGGACGCCGTGTAGTCGGCCACCTGCCTTTAGGCGAAGGCCTTGAGTGTTTTATTCTCAATGGCCCGGCGGGGGGTATGCTCGTCGCGTGGAACCGTGCTGCCAGTGACGAAGATGCCGTGATCGATATGTACCTCGGCCCGTCTCCCGCTGTGACTGATGTCTGGGGCAACCGCGTAAAGGTCAAACTGACCGACGGCAGGCACAGGATCACGCTGGGCAAGACGCCGATTTTCATTGATGGAATTGATCCGTCACTGGCACTGTTCCGTGCGAGTTTCAAAATCGACGAACCCTTTATCGAGTCCACACAAACCACGCACGATCGAGGTATCACGATCACCAACCCCTGGCCTCGCACGATCAGCGGCTCAATGCTGATTACCCAGCCGACGGATTGGCGTGTCGAACCGCGGAAAAGTTTCTTCTCCATCGCAGCAGGTCAGAGTTTTACCGTTCCGGTCCAGCTTTCTTTTCCTGTTTCAGAGGTTGCGGGAAAAAAGAAACTGGTGGCGCGATTCGATTTCCAGAGCGATCAACATTACGTGGTTGATATCGCTGCGGACTTTGAGCTGGGACTTAAGGATGTGGACTTCGACGCTGATCTGTTGTTGGAACCCAATACGACTGGCGGCTCGGATGCGGTGGTAACGCAGCTCATCACCAACAACGGCAACAAGGCGATCGCGCTCTACACCTTCGCTAATATGGCCGGTTTTCCGCGTCAGGAACGCATCGTCTCACGCCTCAAGCCGGGACAATCCATGGTGCGGCGATTCCGATTCGTTAACGGGGGAAACAAACCCGGCAGCGTGATCCGCGTCGGACTGCGGGAATCAAGCGGCCCGGCAGTCTTGAACAAAGTGGTGATCGTGCCTCAAAAGTGACGTAGCATCTGATCCCGCGCGAAACCACGGGTTGCTCACGCCTTTGATTCGAGTCCCATCAGGCGAACCGCCTCATCCAGGTCTTTGTCGCCGCGTCCCGACAAATTGACGACCATGATCTGATCTTTGGACATCTTTGCAGCCAGTGACAAAGCGTGCGCCAACGCATGGCTCGATTCGAGCGCAGGGATGATGCCCTCGCTGCGTGTCAGCGTGCGGAAGGCTTCGAGAGCCTGCTTGTCGGTCACAGCCGTATAGCGGACCCGGCCGACATCGTGCCAGTAGGAATGTTCCGGGCCGACGCCGGGATAATCCAGCCCCGCAGAGATCGAGTGGACGTTGGCGGTCTGGCCGTCCTCATCCTGCAAAACGTAGCTCATCGATCCGTGCAGGACGCCCGGCCTGCCGAAAGTAATGGTTGCTGCATGTTCACCGGGGAGGTTGGATCGACCGCCGGCTTCGACGCCGACGAGTTGAACGGATGAGTCGTTGACGAACGGATAAAAAATCCCGGCTGCGTTGGACCCGCCGCCGACGCACGCCACGATCGCGTCAGGCAGCCGGCCGAATCGCTCCAGACACTGTGCCCGACATTCGCGCCCGATGACGGATTGGAAGTCGCGGACGATCATCGGAAACGGATGCGGGCCGACGACCGAGCCGATGATGTAATGCGTGTAATCGCTCGACTCCATCCAGTCACGCATTGCGGCATTCGTCGCATCCTTGAGCGTGCGCGAGCCGGACTCGACAGGAACGACCTTCGCCCCCAGTACCTCCATCCGCAGAACATTCGGCCTCTGGCGTCGCATGTCCTCGACACCCATAAAGACGTTGCACTCAAGGCCGAAGACGGCAGCGGCAGTCGCCGTGGCCACTCCGTGCTGGCCGGCACCGGTTTCGGCGATGATGCGCCGCTTTTTCATCCGTAGCGTCAGCAGAGCTTGCCCCAGCGAGTTGTTGATCTTGTGTGCGCCGGTGTGTGAAAGGTCTTCCCGTTTGAGATAAATGCGCGCTCCGCCAGCCAATTCAGTGAGCCGTGATGCGAAATAAAGCGGAGTTTCTCGACCGACGTAATCACGCAGCATCTGCTCGAACTGTTTCTGAAACTCTGGATCTTTTCGCGCGCGATCATATTCAACGGTGAGCTGGTCAATGGCAGCGTGCAGCGTCTCCGGAACATACACGCCGCCGAATTGACCGAAACGACCATGCGTATCGGGCACGGCAGTGGGGGTAGGCATATCGGAAGATCGAGTCATGGGATTACTGTACGGGTCCAGCCGGATAGTGCCAAGTGCGTCCGAGTGCAGCGGTATTGCGGATTATGCCGTTCAGACAAGCTCCGTCTGATCCGGCCCGCATGACGAGTACAAAGTCAGACCGCCGGTTCGGAATTTACACGGTACTTCGCGTGTTACCTGATTTTCGAGTAAGCGGAAGAATGACGTATGGTTAAGTGGGATACGGGCTTGGACGATGGAGGGGGATAGAGGACTCGCCGGTGCATGTCGCGCTGTGCGTTTGTCCCCGAATCGGCACTTAACGTGTCGTAAATGAGACCCGCATGTCGGATGCGAAAGTAGAGCCATCTCTCACTGCTAAGCCGGCCCATCACGCCGGGTTGACTTTCTCCGTAGCGCGTAATCTGGATGAAGTCACCGCCGCATGGCGCATGGTTTACATGGCGTATCGCCGCTCAGGTCTGATTGAACCCAACGCTTACCGCATCCACACCGCTCCGCAGGCCGTTGGTCCGCATGCCGCGGTGATCTCTGCGCAAATCGGTGAGGTCACGGTTTCAACACTCACTGCATTTGCAGATGGTCCGGTCGGACTTCCGCTGGATCGCGTTTACGAAGCCGAGCTAAAGGCATTCCGCGCCGAAGGCCGCTCGCTGATGGAGGTCGGCCTGTTCGCTGACCGCCGCATCGAGTTGCACCGTACTGCCGAATCTCTTTTTGAACTGATGCGGTACGCCTTCTATTACGGGCTGCGCACGAAAGTGACCGACTTTGTCATCGGCGTGCATCCGCGACACGCAAGGTTCTATACCCGTGCTTTCGGTTTCGAAGCGATTGGCGGCACCCGCACTTACCCGGCAGTCAATCATCGCCCCGTCGTCCTGCTCAGAGGCGATCTGGATGCGAAGCTGAAACTCACCCCACTCCACCCGGCACTGGACTATTTCGTGAACAACCCGGTGCCCACCACGCTTTTTGATGAGCGGTTTTCCTTCGCAGCATCGGCCCTTGGCGGCTCGATCATCGAGCAGTTCCTTGCAGCGCAGGCCCGCGATTACGACGAGCGTGCCAAGTCCGCTTAAACCAATCACTGCCAGCCTATGACGATTTGCGATGCCCCGCGGCTACCGCGCGCTGCCGCGAAGCGTTCTGGTAAACCTCGCTGTTGGCGTCCGGGAAAATCTGGATCACCTTGAAAAACGCAGCGTCTGCACCGACATAATCCGGCTTTTTCAGCAGGTCGTAGGCCCGGTTGTAGGCTGTTGTCACTTCTTCGACCAGTTTGCTTTGCACCGCAGCGAACTGTAATTGGTCAATTCCCTCAAAATCTTTCTTCTCCATGTTCGCCAGAGCAAGCTGGTAGGCACGGTAAGCGGCATAAAGATTCCGGTCATCCGTGTCGAGCTTGTTGTAATACTCCTTCGCATCGGAGAGATAGCGCGAAGCGTCGCCGATGTTCGGCGTAGTCACCGTCATCGGTTTGCAGACAGCATCGCGGATCTGCTCCGCACTCAGACGCGGCACGCTCGTACCGTTTTTGTCGGCGGGATCATCCAGGAGATCCTTGGCGACAATCACGGCCAGCGTCATGACCACCAGGTAGATGCCGATACCGATCCACAGCTTGGTCTTGCGATTGGCTTTTGACTGAACCGGCTCGTCGGTCGGAGCCACCGGATCGACAAGACTGGCGGGAGCAGGGTCGAACAGCACCTGAAAAACCGGATGGTCGCCGACCGCAACCATGTCTTTATCCATGAGCGGTTGTGCTTTGCGGGTGACGCTGCGACCGTTGACACGTGTGCCGTTGG encodes the following:
- a CDS encoding FHA domain-containing protein, whose amino-acid sequence is MSTISVQIITGPGSTRREAFTDPVISFGRDASNAIVLSEPTASRKHGELRYAQGQWVLVNLSPNGTRVNGRSVTRKAQPLMDKDMVAVGDHPVFQVLFDPAPASLVDPVAPTDEPVQSKANRKTKLWIGIGIYLVVMTLAVIVAKDLLDDPADKNGTSVPRLSAEQIRDAVCKPMTVTTPNIGDASRYLSDAKEYYNKLDTDDRNLYAAYRAYQLALANMEKKDFEGIDQLQFAAVQSKLVEEVTTAYNRAYDLLKKPDYVGADAAFFKVIQIFPDANSEVYQNASRQRAVAAGHRKSS
- a CDS encoding aminotransferase class IV family protein — translated: MDVYLNGQMLDAAEAAISVEDAGFQHSVGLFETMAAFHGKVFRIVPHLQRLQKSAHDLGLARELNLESLQRAVEQTIAHNELTDARIRLTVTAGAISLLRKDAPSTPPEPTVLVAAQPPTRYDPAYFENGVMALIAPPAANPFDPLAGHKTLSYWGRLRTLRQAASAGAGEAIWLNVSNHLAGGAISNIFLVRDGKLLTPFARGEETQGSLPAPVLPGITRAAVVELARELDIPIERRMLSVPDLLDADEVFLTNSSWLVLPVTRVEKKAISNGQVGQTTRRLRTGLLELITRETM
- the crcB gene encoding fluoride efflux transporter CrcB produces the protein MNQIFLVGLVGLGGGLGAIMRYALGGWVLHHSENARFPVSTFVINILGCLAAGLLTGLAEKYGLFSEQGKTFLFTGILGGFTTYSAFGLETTLLLRRGEYGIAAAYVSLSLAVGVAALWMGIRAIELMAN
- the trpB gene encoding tryptophan synthase subunit beta, which gives rise to MPTPTAVPDTHGRFGQFGGVYVPETLHAAIDQLTVEYDRARKDPEFQKQFEQMLRDYVGRETPLYFASRLTELAGGARIYLKREDLSHTGAHKINNSLGQALLTLRMKKRRIIAETGAGQHGVATATAAAVFGLECNVFMGVEDMRRQRPNVLRMEVLGAKVVPVESGSRTLKDATNAAMRDWMESSDYTHYIIGSVVGPHPFPMIVRDFQSVIGRECRAQCLERFGRLPDAIVACVGGGSNAAGIFYPFVNDSSVQLVGVEAGGRSNLPGEHAATITFGRPGVLHGSMSYVLQDEDGQTANVHSISAGLDYPGVGPEHSYWHDVGRVRYTAVTDKQALEAFRTLTRSEGIIPALESSHALAHALSLAAKMSKDQIMVVNLSGRGDKDLDEAVRLMGLESKA
- the rpmE gene encoding 50S ribosomal protein L31, translating into MREKIHPKYVECKVRCACGNDFVTRSTKPELHVDICASCHPFFTGKQKFVDTAGRVEKFQKKFAGQYFGKPAGGSAKKGDKAAKA
- the prfA gene encoding peptide chain release factor 1; amino-acid sequence: MAESSPNPKLITKLDALAAQHDELERQLVDPTVVVDHQRVRELSVKRASMADLVTRYRRYRSLRQQLQDNAAIIGEASDRELVEMAQAEMPSLEQESTTLLEQIISDLVTADDRSVGSVILEIRAGTGGDEAGLWAGDIFDMYKRYAARRGWDVSLMDFSPGDHGGVRNVIANVQGQGVWQGLGYEGGVHCVKRVPATEAQGRIHTSTATVAVLPEPEKVQIDIPESDVKIDITTAQGPGGQNVNKVATAVNMVHIPTGIEVRMQESKSQHQNRAKAWQLLRTRVYDHYQRLKDAQRAAERSRMIGSGDRSDRIRTYRYKESVVVDHRLNLSFPLQATMDGDLDAIVQGLIDQDRSQRLAAL